In Streptomyces sp. NBC_00344, the genomic window TCCCACCTCCCGTGGATAGCCGGCCGCCGCCAGTTCGTCCGCCACCCGCATGTGCGAGCGCGCGGCCTCCAGACTGATGACATCGGCATCGAGGTCATTGATCGCCTGGAGGATGTCGCCGAATTCCGCGTAGCACATGTGTGTGTGGATCTGTGTGTCCGCGCGTGCGCCGCCGGTGGCCAGACGGAACGCCTCGGTGGCCCAGGCGAGGTATCGGGGCCGGTCGGCCGTGCGCAGCGGCAGGGTCTCCCGCAGCGCGGGTTCGTCCATCTGGATCACCGGGCTTCCGCTCCTCTCCAGGTCGTCGACCTCGTCGCGCAGTGCGAGTGCCACCTGGCGTGCCGTGTCCTCGAGTGGCTGATCGTCGCGGACGAAGGACCAGGCGAGCACGGTGACGGGACCGGTGAGCATGCCCTTGACGGGGCGGTCGGTCAGCGACTGGGCGTACGCCGTCCAGCGCACCGTCATCGGTCCGGGCCGGGAGACGTCGCCCGCGAGGATCGGCGGGCGGACGTAACGGGTGCCGTAGGACTGGACCCAGCCGTGCCGGGTGGCGGAAAAGCCGGTCAGCTGCTCGGCGAAGTACTGCACCATGTCACTGCGTTCGGGCTCGCCGTGCACCAGAACATCGATCCCTGCCCTCTCCTGGAACGCGACGACGCTCCTGATCTCCGCCTCGATGCGTTGCTCGTACACATCGGTGCCGATCCGGCCGGCCCGCAGGTCCGCGCGATCGGCGCGCAGTTCGTCGGTCTGCGGGAACGAGCCGATCGTCGTGGTCGGCAGCAGCGGCAGCCCCAGGCGGGCGCGCTGTGCGGCCGCGCGCTCCGGATACGGCAGCGAGCGGCGGGTCCCGGCGCTGGTGACGGCTGCCGTGCGGGCGCGTACAGCAGGGTCGTTGGTGAGCGCCGATCCGGCGCGGGACGCGAGATCCGCCCGGTTGAGTGCGAGCTCGCCGGCGATGGCCTGCGCCCCGAGAACGAGCCCCCGGGCCAGTGTGACGGTCTCCGAGGTCTTCTGGCGGGCGAAGGCGAGCCAGCGGGCGGTCTGCGGATCGATGTCCCGCTCGGCGCCGAGATCCAGCGGGACGTGCAGCAGCGAACAGGAAGGTGCCACATCCACCCGGTGGGCGAGAGGGACCAGAGTGTCCAGCGTGTGCAGCGACTTCTGCAGGTCGTTGATCCAGACGTTGCGCCCGTCGACCACACCGGC contains:
- the metE gene encoding 5-methyltetrahydropteroyltriglutamate--homocysteine S-methyltransferase encodes the protein MTGKSAAASATVYGYPRQGPSRELKKAVEGYWKGSVSDGALRDTAAGLRRANWLQLRQDGVQEVPTGDFSYYDHVLDTSVMVGAIPARYRAGIAADALDGYFAMARGTRDVAPLEMTKWFDTNYHYLVPELGPDTVFAADSATQVGAVGEALALGLTARPVLLGPITFLLLSKPAPGVADGFEPLTLLERLLPVYAGVLADLRSAGAEWVQLDEPALVQDRSRDELDAVAHAYRELGASAGRPRLLIASYFDRLGEALPVLASAPVEGLAMDFTGPAAANLGDLAAMGGVPGKRLVAGVVDGRNVWINDLQKSLHTLDTLVPLAHRVDVAPSCSLLHVPLDLGAERDIDPQTARWLAFARQKTSETVTLARGLVLGAQAIAGELALNRADLASRAGSALTNDPAVRARTAAVTSAGTRRSLPYPERAAAQRARLGLPLLPTTTIGSFPQTDELRADRADLRAGRIGTDVYEQRIEAEIRSVVAFQERAGIDVLVHGEPERSDMVQYFAEQLTGFSATRHGWVQSYGTRYVRPPILAGDVSRPGPMTVRWTAYAQSLTDRPVKGMLTGPVTVLAWSFVRDDQPLEDTARQVALALRDEVDDLERSGSPVIQMDEPALRETLPLRTADRPRYLAWATEAFRLATGGARADTQIHTHMCYAEFGDILQAINDLDADVISLEAARSHMRVADELAAAGYPREVGPGVYDIHSPRVPGSDELIRMLHKGLGAIAAERLWVNPDCGLKTRGWPEVRESLENMVTAARSVRSALPEGTH